One genomic window of Nicotiana sylvestris chromosome 10, ASM39365v2, whole genome shotgun sequence includes the following:
- the LOC138879866 gene encoding uncharacterized protein: MTELVGSYTASISKLEMQMRDISREQNPKQKGTLPSDTIANPMGSGSGPTSHCMDITTQSGKVLQGESEQVVEVEESEQEVRHKLKSQLLLKLKRPPPPFPQRVARKVEDSKLENFYDILKQLSVNISFVEAFQEMTGFAKYLKDLITKKKTTKNEVVNVTHRHQLNASCYLQASGVRYANAYKYEVANGGSFHKETGGNFEKEIPIILGIPFLATGRALMDLERNEIKFRVNDEEVTFQARKGMKLPHEYESISVINVVDEVEDEVEMKMEEQCLGEALAAILVNFDGKDMEGYMESINALERLGSYTYAPKKLSLDLENRVTPPSKPSIIEPPQLELKPLPPHLRYKFLGSYDTLPVIISSLLNDVQVEQLLNVLKEHRQAIGWTIADIRGIPAEICKHKIQLENESKPSVEHQ, from the exons ATGACCGAGCTTGTTGGTTCTTATACCGCATCCATTTCAAAattggagatgcaaatgagagatatctctagggaacaaaatccaaagcaaaaggggacacttccaagtgacacaattgcgaacccaatGGGTAGTGGGAGTGGTCCAACTTCTCATTGCATGGATATTACTACCCAGAGTGGGAAGGTACTACAAGGAGAGAGTGAACAAGTGGTTGAAGTGGAAGAGTCCGAACAAGAAGTGAGGCATAAGTTGAAGAGCCAATTGTTGTTGAAGCTAAAAAG ACCTCCTCCTCCTTTCCCTCAAAGAGTTGCGAGGAAGGTTGAAGATAGCAAACTCGAAAATTTCTATGACATTCTCAAGCAGTTATCGGTAAATATTTCATTCgtggaagcatttcaagagatgaCGGGTTTTGCTAAGTATTTGAAAGACTTGATCACCAAGAAGAAAACCACCAagaatgaagtggtgaatgtgactcaccgg CATCAACTTAATGCCTCTTGCTATTTACAAGCAAGTGGGGTTAGGTATGCCAATGCCTACAagtatgaggttgcaaatggcggatcgTTCCATAAAGAGACCGGTGGGAATT TTGagaaagagatccctatcatcttGGGGATACCATTTCTTGCTACAGGAAGAGCATTGATGGATTTGGAACGGAATGAAATCAAGTTTCGTGTGAATGATGAAGAGGTCACATTCCAAGCTAGAAAGGGTATGAAACTGCCACATGAATATGAAAGCATCTCGGTGATTAATGTTGTTGATGAGGTAGAGGATGAAGTTGAAATGaagatggaagaacaatgcctTGGTGAGGCATTGGCGGCTATTTTGGTAAATTTTGATGGAAAAGATATGGAGGGGTACATGGAATCAATAAATGCATTGGAAAGGCTTGGATCCTACACTTATGCTCCAAAGAAACTCTCTCTCGACTTGGAGAATAGAGTCACTCCTCCCTCAAAGCCTTCAATTATTGAGCCGCCGCAACTAGAGCTCAAACCACTTCCACCgcacttgaggtataaatttcttggctctTATGACACTCTACCGGTAATTatttcttctttgttgaatgatgtgcaggtagaacaattGTTGAATGTATTGAAGGAGCATAGGCAAGCTATTGGGTGGACAATTGCGGATATACGAGGGATTCCCGCCGAAATATGCaaacacaagatccaattggagaatGAGAGTAAACCAAGTGTGGAGCATCAATGA
- the LOC138879865 gene encoding uncharacterized protein: MTEQELLAIVYTFEKFRAYLLGSKVIVYTDHAALRYLMAKKDAKPRLIWCVLLLQEFDFEVKDRKGTENQVADHLSRLEEVGRPKEDLEINDVFPDEHILALSNTFSPWYADIANFLVSDLIPDGLEAYQKKTFLREYRHYYWEEPFLFHIFADNIILRCVPEDEVMPILTACHDSPVGGHHGGNQIAEKVLECGYYCSMIYQDANQIVKACDQCQRQESISKRHEMPMNFVLEVEIYDVGG; the protein is encoded by the coding sequence ATGACTGAGCAAGAACTTCTTGCCATTGTCTATACTTTTGAAAAATTTCGGGCTTATTTGTTGGGGTCCAAAGTCATAGTATACACCGACCATGCTGCTCTTCGGTATCTTATGGCAAAGAAAGATGCCAAACCAAGATTGATTTGGTGTGTCcttttgttgcaagagtttgacttTGAAGTCAAGGATCGGAAAGGGACGGAAAATCAAGTTGCGGATCACTTATCTAGGCTTGAAGAGGTAGGGAGACCAAAAGAAgaccttgaaatcaatgatgtTTTTCCAGATGAACACATATTGGCATTGTCTAACACATTTTCTCCTTGGTATGCCGACATCGCTAACTTCTTGGTTAGTGACCTTATTCCCGATGGATTGGAAGCTTATCAAAAGAAAACGTTCTTGCGGGAGTATAGGCATTACTATTGGGAGGAACCCTTTTTGTTCCATATTTTTGCCGATAACATCATCCTACGGTGTGTTCCGGAAGATGAGGTAATGCCAATTCTCACGGCATGCCATGATTCGCCGGTTGGGGGTCATCATGGAGGAAATCAGATAGCGGAAAAAGTTCTTGAATGTGGCTACTATTGTTCAATGATCTATCAAGATGCAAATCAAATTGTCAAGGCATGTGACCAATGTCAAAGACAAGAGTCAATATCTAAAAGACATGAGATGCCGATGAATTTTGTATTAGAAGTTGAGATCTATGATGTGGGGGGATAG